The DNA segment GACGGTGTCCTTGAGCAGCAGCCAGGCGGTCCTGCGCTTGGATACGTTCCGGTAGAGAGCGCGGGCCCGGTGGAGCCGTCCGGCCGACCGTTCGGGGGAATCACTTGCTGGCTGCACGACCCAAAGGTATCCGCAGCGAGCGCCCCTCCTCACCTCACGGGGCGTTCCGTCGGGCGCCCGCGCACGACCCGCACCCGGCTGTCCCGTTTCCTCCCGTCGCCCGGCCACCCTGTGTCACCCTGGAGGCCCGCATCGCCGCCGTTCCGGGTAGGTTCGCAAGCATGGCAGGCTTCTCCACCCACACCGTGACGAACCAGCCGCCCCCACTGGCCGGCCACGACCTCTTCGCCACCGACCGCGCGCTGGTGGACGCCGTCGATCGGCACACACCGGACGAGCTGCGCGGCGAGGTGCGCGCGGAGCTGTCCGCGCTGGGGCGGGCCGGGGGTTCGGCGCAGCTCCAGGAGTGGAGCAGACAGGCGGACGAGCAGCCGCCCCGCCTGCGCACCCATGACCGGTACGGCCACCGGATCGACGAGGTGGAGTTCCACCCGGCCTGGCACCGGCTGCTCGGCAAGGGCGTCTCGGCCGGGCTGACCGGCGCCTGGACCCGGCCCGCCGGCCATGTGCGCAGGGCGGCCGGGTTCCTGCTCTGGACCCAGGTCGAGGCGGGCACCTGCTGTCCGCTGTCCATGACCCACGCGGCCGTGCCCGCGCTGCGCGCCGATCCCGCGCTCGCCGCGCTCTGGGAGCCGCGGGTGACCTCCACGGTGTACGACCCCGAGCTGCGGCCCGCCGCGCGCAAGCCCGGCGCGCTGTTCGGGATGGGCCTGACCGAGAAGCAGGGCGGCAGCGACCTGCGCGCGAACAGCACGCTGGCCCGTCCGCTCGCCCAGGAGGGCGCCTACGCGCTCACCGGGCACAAGTGGTTCTGCTCCGCCCCGATGTCGGACGCCTTCCTGGTGCTGGCGCAGGCGTCCGAGGGCCTGACCTGCTTCCTGGTGCCGCGCGTCCTGGACGACGGCACGCGCAATGTGTTCCTGCTCCAGCGGCTCAAGGACAAGCTGGGCAACCGCTCCAACGCCTCCGCCGAGGTCGAGTTCGACGGCACCTGGGCGCGCCGGGTCGGCGAGGAGGGGCGCGGGGTGCGCGCCGTCATCGGGATGGTCGCGGCGAGCCGGCTGGACTGCGTGCTCGGCTCGGCGGGCCTGATGCGGCAGGCGGTGGCGCAGGCGGTGCACCACTGCGCGTACCGCGAGGCGTTCGGCGGGCGGCTGCTGGACAAGCCGCTGATGCGCACGGTGCTCGCGGACCTCGCGCTGGAGTCGGAGGCGGCGACCGCGCTGGCGCTGCGGCTGGCGGCGGCGTACGACGACGGGAGCGAGCGGGAGCGCGCCTTCCTGCGGCTCGCGGTGCCGGCCGCCAAGTACTGGATCACCAAGCGGTGCGCGCCCCTGGTGGTCGAGGCCGCCGAGTGCCTGGGCGGCAACGGGTACGTGGAAGAGTCGGGGATGCCCCGGCTGGTGCGCGAGTCGCCGCTCAACTCCGTGTGGGAGGGCGCCGGGAACGTGCAGGCGCTCGATGTGCTGCGGGCGCTGCAACGGGAGCCGGCGGCGCTGGACGCGTGTCTGACCGAGATCGGGCGGGCGCACGGCGCCGACCACCGGCTGGACCGCGCGGTGAAGGACCTGTTCACCGAACTCGCCGATCTGGAGGGCGCGGAGGGCCGGGCGCGGCGGCTGGCAGAGCGGCTCGCGGTGGTGCTCCAGGGCTCCCTGCTGGTGCGGCACGCGCCGCCGGCGGTCGCGGACGCCTTCTGCGCCTCCCGGCTCGGCGGCGACCACGGCGGCACCTTCGGCACGCTGCCGGGGGCCTGGATCTGGCGTCGGTGGTGGAGCGGGCGCGGCCGGTCGCCTGAATCACCGTGGCCGCTCGCGGACTTCGGCGCTCTGGCCGAAATGCGCCGGTGACCGGCCGGGGGTGGTGCCGCGCCGACACGGCACCACCCCCGCCACCCGGGCCATGTGCGGCCCGTGGACGCCACGCGGGGCGTACTGGTCAAGTCTCGACCGGGAGGCGGCGGTTCACCAGGGTTGCAGGGGGTTGCAACTCGTCGGCGCACCTGCGCGAAGTCTGTGCCTCCGGCCTGCCCGGCCCGGCAGTATGTGAGGGACGACCGGCCGAAAAGCGCTCTTCGGGCGGCTGGAAGAATGTGTACGACCCTCTTCTCCGGGAGGAGAACCCCTGGTGAACCCGCCGATGAACGTGGCGCGCCTGGCCGCCGTGGACGCGACGCGGGCGGCACGGGTGCTGAGCGAGGTGCGCGAGGCCGCGCTCGCCGGGCAGCGTGTGCCGCTCGCGCCGCGGCCGGTGATCGAGCAGTCCTGGGGGCGGATGCTGCGCGGCGGCGTCGACCCGGACCGCGACGTCAGATCCGGGCTGCTGCCCGCGGACGAGGTGCGCAGACGGCGCGAGGAGTCGCCGCTGCGGCATGTGCTGCCGGTGCTGCGCGAGGGGCTGCTTTCGGTCGCGGACGTCGCCCAGCACATCATGGTCGTCGCCGACGCGGACGGGCGGGTGCTGTGGCGTGAGGGGTCGCCGCCGGTGCTGCGCAAGGCGGACGCGCTCGGGTTCGAACTGGGCGCGGACTGGCGGGAGGACGTCGTCGGCACCAACGGGGTGGGCACCCCGGCGGTCGTCCGGCGGCCGGTCCAGGTGTTCGCCGCCGAGCACTTCGTCCGGTCGCACACCTCCTGGACGTGCACGGGGGCGCCGATCACGGATCCGCGGGACGGCCGGCTGCTCGGCGTGGTGGATGTGAGCGGCCCGCTGGAGACCATGCATCCGGCCACCCTCTCCTGGGTGGACGCGGTGGCGAAGCTCGCCGAGGCCCGGCTGCGGGAGCTGCATCTGGGCTCGCTGGAGCGGCTGCGGGCGATCGCGGCACCGGTGCTGGCCCGGCTGGACGGGCGGGCGCTGGTGGTGGACCGGGACGGCTGGACGGCGGCGGTGACCGGGATGCCGTACCTGGGGCGGGTGGCGCTGCCCAAGTCGCTGGTGCCGGGCCGCCGGTGGCTGCCCTCGCTCGGCTGGTGCGCGGCGGAACCGCTCGGCGGGGGCTGGCTGCTGCGCGCCGACGGGGAGCCGGGTACGGCGGCCGCCTCCCGCGTCGTACTGGACCTGTCCCGGCCGGAGCGCGCCGCGGTGACCGTGTCGGCGTCCGGCCCGGGGGGCGCCTGGTCGCGGGAACTGAGCCCGCGCCACGCCGAGTTGCTGTTCCTGCTGACCGAACACCCGGACGGGCGGGGGGCGGCGGAGCTGGCCGGGGACCTCTTCCAGGACCCGTCACGCACGGTGACGGTGCGGGCGGAGATGTCGCGTATCCGGCGCTATCTCGGGGGACTTCTCCAGCATCGGCCGTATCGTTTCTCTGATGCGGCCGACGTCGAGGTCGTCCTCCCCGAGGACCCCCGTGACCTGCTGCCCCGTTCCACCGCGGCGGTGGTGGCGCACCGGCGGACGGCCCCGCCGGCCAAGCGGCCGCGACCCGCGTGACGGCGGGGGCACGGGGCTTCCGACGTGACTTCCGGGTATTTGCGGGGTCTTCGCCCTGCGCGGACCGTTACTGCCGTAGCATCCCCTACGGGCCCGACCGCGGTGTCAACGCAACGATCGGCGGGCGCAGTTGACCCGCCTCGGCCGGGGGCCGGGGGGACGGCGCGCGCCGGAGCGAAAGGGCCCTGAAGAGGGGACGACATGAAGCAACGCGGCAGACATCGTCGGCGCAGGCGGGGCGCGGCCCTGCGCGCCGCGCTGACCGGGACCGCGCTGGCGCTGACCGCGGCCGCCACCCTGATCAGCACCTCCCAGGCGCAGGTCACCGAGCGCCCCGGCGCGCTCAAGCCGCTCACCTCCCCCGCGGACACCGGCCGGCTGCGGCTGCGCGAGAGCCTGGTGCCCGCGCGCACCCTGGACACCCTGGCCGCCTCGATGGGCCGGCCGGTCGGCATGGACACCGTGCTGGCCGACACCGACCGCACCCTGCGCGAGGGATCCGGCTGCGACGACACCGACCGCGCCTCGCTGCCGGTGGCGCCCTCGCCCAGCCGCGCCTGGTGCTGGGACCCGGCCGACACCGGTGCCGCGGGCTGGCGGCCCGCCTCGGTGACCACGTCCGGGGACGCCGGCGACGGCGCGGTGCGGGGCACCCACCGGGTGGTCCTCAGCGGCTGGACCCACAGCACCCGCACCGGCCCGAG comes from the Streptomyces sp. SUK 48 genome and includes:
- a CDS encoding GAF domain-containing protein, whose product is MVNPPMNVARLAAVDATRAARVLSEVREAALAGQRVPLAPRPVIEQSWGRMLRGGVDPDRDVRSGLLPADEVRRRREESPLRHVLPVLREGLLSVADVAQHIMVVADADGRVLWREGSPPVLRKADALGFELGADWREDVVGTNGVGTPAVVRRPVQVFAAEHFVRSHTSWTCTGAPITDPRDGRLLGVVDVSGPLETMHPATLSWVDAVAKLAEARLRELHLGSLERLRAIAAPVLARLDGRALVVDRDGWTAAVTGMPYLGRVALPKSLVPGRRWLPSLGWCAAEPLGGGWLLRADGEPGTAAASRVVLDLSRPERAAVTVSASGPGGAWSRELSPRHAELLFLLTEHPDGRGAAELAGDLFQDPSRTVTVRAEMSRIRRYLGGLLQHRPYRFSDAADVEVVLPEDPRDLLPRSTAAVVAHRRTAPPAKRPRPA